The Lacipirellula parvula genome window below encodes:
- a CDS encoding SelT/SelW/SelH family protein translates to MNRSPRVEIVYCTQCRWLLRAAWMGQELLSTFAEELGEVALAPGTGGVFQIRVNEELVWDRAEREGFPDIKELKQMVRDRIAPQRDLGHSEKK, encoded by the coding sequence ATGAATCGTTCGCCGCGAGTCGAGATCGTCTACTGCACCCAATGCCGCTGGCTGCTGCGCGCTGCGTGGATGGGGCAGGAGTTGCTCTCGACGTTCGCTGAGGAACTAGGCGAGGTGGCGCTGGCGCCGGGGACGGGGGGCGTGTTTCAGATTCGTGTGAATGAGGAGCTCGTTTGGGATCGCGCGGAGCGGGAAGGGTTTCCTGATATCAAGGAGCTGAAGCAGATGGTGCGCGATCGAATTGCGCCGCAGCGCGATTTGGGGCACAGCGAGAAGAAGTGA
- a CDS encoding M48 family metallopeptidase encodes MRLPSPFPFPQQRSRNSGGRSPFGGSSDGRSNGLKARLLIALAIVGFAVLSYYLKPGDVNEVTGEVERVALIDPEEEIQLGLQAAPEMVDMHGGQSRDRGGQQAVNIVGNQLLDALDRDLKQHDRHNPYRNAFRFTLLADPQTVNAFALPGGPVFITQALYDKFTTKGQLAGVLGHEIGHVLSRHANKQMARQGMFQGIAGAVGVLGGDVNSAQMGQMVSSVLSTSYGRDAELESDKWGVRLMAMAGYDPRAMIDVMQILDEASGGAGGPPEFLSTHPKPANRVEYIKRVIAEEFPNGVPDGLEK; translated from the coding sequence ATGCGATTGCCCAGCCCTTTTCCGTTTCCTCAGCAACGGTCGCGCAACTCCGGCGGACGCTCTCCATTCGGCGGTTCGTCAGACGGTCGGTCGAACGGCCTCAAGGCTCGGCTGCTCATTGCACTCGCCATCGTCGGGTTCGCCGTGCTGAGCTACTATCTCAAGCCAGGCGATGTCAATGAAGTCACCGGCGAAGTCGAGCGCGTCGCGCTGATCGATCCCGAGGAAGAGATCCAGCTCGGCCTGCAAGCGGCGCCCGAAATGGTCGACATGCATGGCGGGCAGTCCCGCGATCGCGGCGGGCAGCAGGCGGTGAACATTGTCGGCAACCAACTGCTCGATGCACTCGACCGCGACCTCAAACAACACGATCGCCACAACCCGTATCGCAACGCCTTCCGCTTCACGCTGCTCGCCGATCCGCAGACGGTGAACGCCTTCGCGCTGCCCGGCGGACCGGTCTTCATCACCCAGGCGCTGTATGATAAGTTCACGACGAAGGGCCAGCTCGCCGGCGTGCTCGGCCACGAGATCGGCCACGTCCTCTCGCGCCATGCTAACAAGCAGATGGCGCGGCAGGGTATGTTCCAAGGCATCGCCGGCGCCGTCGGCGTGCTCGGCGGAGACGTGAACAGCGCTCAAATGGGGCAGATGGTTTCGTCGGTCCTCAGCACGAGCTACGGCCGCGACGCTGAACTCGAAAGCGACAAGTGGGGCGTCCGCCTGATGGCGATGGCCGGCTACGACCCGCGGGCGATGATCGACGTGATGCAGATCCTCGACGAAGCAAGCGGCGGCGCGGGTGGCCCGCCGGAGTTCCTCAGCACGCATCCGAAGCCGGCGAACCGGGTGGAGTACATCAAGCGGGTGATTGCCGAGGAGTTCCCGAACGGCGTGCCAGATGGCTTAGAGAAGTAA